A window from Plasmodium chabaudi chabaudi strain AS genome assembly, chromosome: 11 encodes these proteins:
- a CDS encoding trafficking protein particle complex subunit 8, putative codes for MAHIIEEELKNIIKDIYVSPILTNSSRTVKREIAFFLGLNINELLNPLGGSDYLIIDEKENVDLSLNANININYINKNNILSEKILSNKNFKVSFIDVEDYENLKLEHIEKVLIDNISYNEPQYSDIYNKSNLDAYFNKNNKDNIYTNIKYFENLCLNSKIVPKDIKNDIKQRQSQYSLYNANQTVGKFNAKNEKNRSSQYINDSTASDSSEQNNITRIQKYNAFFLPWFYNYFKTSWKYMHLYNSLSVSPLGIICICSTKDNDIINLYKSMINYNIKKNNVYINSNIPKCIILLHVSNSDDDEIETEVQKIFVNIQSNFLNYKCHLLIIKARRFIDAWDKYYNNKESQINLNYHNPPSSNINNPNEKHNEHNLIENQNIYQYGQTVESDGKDKHSDHAQYENSKHPNELQPEHYIKLNHIQTFYANYLVANPFKEITNNNNNISVFKGVKDIEDFQKKKKELSTDLNKIYEYINSDNIIYISKNTPLYIDNIYFCSCLNHIDIISLKMFIHNFVKTRVLSYITTITNNINNLILSNKKSIKSQLKFMWKKTKFNFTTSDAALYVAEQTSNAIMTAAQNVLAPNLDMHEGKTHLKGLQITDGKTANPNNSQTNYSTYENESENYDKDPSSSVAGNDNYEGALAKNKEDGNLKNVSKIENVEESGIKTYNKDSLENMYKTLSDIYFILEEYELSYNILKICISEFKHSKEYAYLASLYELFSLCIFNMNNVNKKDILYYLDMSYQMYYKIFYLNNMFICSILNYYMSIICDIKTDEPVNILINANFDFSCVDDKISTRNNISKLEFQINNIRSALLLEQITYSYKKPKPTKNKNIIDKARETSMHSQMKEPTDLEKKLTYNNQASSLNSDKNGLQDSASGNDSSVMYNTKNSLESGAQNCQNMHRDSVYAQNCQSMHRDSVYAQNCQNMHRGSVYAQNRDRTSSLENIKKINLMSEIEENDQKYKSRKYLFDLTLAGHTFNKCGFKKLALFCYSKSLKKYEKKKMKHIYEHLHFMMARQAFSINLYYEALQHYICILNSISKYYEQSYILNKNIDIYSISVDKEINFIREFAYVYKIYMDKVLNLFTKPNGKQINSFSEIDSIFNDTNHENDKDCEKKKQIDGHENSNTAYTFNKHNPDDIIKPLNLKIPLICQRNDESLFANSIYVSKTNIYKLKNNNSINNINYFDIFENNLFKIKNYNTTIQDMYSIMTKDINHISNDHINSLNYLFITYKNFINSVYNNSIDLENTEVCTIESDQNIQNDNIDASEKVNQNDIHIDTHSCTNKGDVFFQKSVNISPFSCIENKNLFISYINELREKLKNSIEFSNNAQIKNIYQTNFSKQELQINNKYIQYASKGDFIFVTFTLINPLHTKVECQGTHLCAYFYNQKINQDIIVEKKILILEPKESRTFTLYLRPLRHGLLFISGIVWDLFGLVKTYQNLYTHGLKQLNKKFDKMHKLKYDEIFNVDDDIQKNKIIKKLYKEHNKYIWSNNIGMLQKRSLKKTDNYEIDHRLLYYIYDKTYLFDFIFENIYSKNRKKQNNYEIDLIELLEGEEMEIKFKIANHSSIPLTYLNLCITPCNLFTCYKVDYNDNTTFDILKNTSNSLQKCDSYKEEQNSDNPIFVDNELYCEEFVDINNCSVFKQKFKNKNIQNIKIKGNLKKHDTFVLYLKVDSTYSGFHKCLITMLCGNDINNSSNSNKQTNNTSLSYPDILLEKKESSYLFLKMVNVMPIIKLITYPLNKHNSEQNFIYFLFHNLCKNGIYLYNLHLEHNCNNTDKGKHIYTNFTEKKESKEDVNEYIKLFNFYSSNILFIKKNQTLTSLFYSDKSIMQNNMLEHHSMNHVDSLIPSLHTSFFVNINWISNQSGVLKKGYIKKKITFSNDILTFSVDPFDKDIFINNQNDKLIKIGINIHNNSNIDIFDCYVHAREMEAMHFLSTVEQIDDKASDTSFSDENTEPIDGKYMHVDYEGQNVYEQNSEQSSDHNSDFSEIYEHITKEIKNIESENFIKNDHIENQMKVDKIEEKNKIISHYSYKSILADEINIQKNSMSAKMNVSKYNPITESYYKSDDPHFEVSVMNYSSLSNDKNNDHIQNMEDKLGYSLEKNSIADFSLGPTQKYKLIDKKKKRLYNLFAHNTYIHNYNDPNDFLRLTYDEINKKENKNPEQFISINGFTFVGIIQKHIKKIKKHTHKKIFFNILFTKEGIYNINKFHVVFKLNGEFFMFKPLNELIVQIHK; via the exons ATGGCGCATATCATCGAAgaggaattaaaaaatattataaaggatatatatgtatctCCAATATTGACTAATAGTAGTAGAACAGTAAAAAGAGAAATTGCATTTTTTCTTggattaaatataaatgaattacTAAATCCATTGGGGGGATctgattatttaataattgatgaaaaagaaaatgttgATTTAAGTTTAAAtgcaaatattaatataaattacataaataaaaataatatattatctgAAAAGATAttaagtaataaaaattttaaggTATCTTTTATAGATGTAGAAGATTATGAAAATCTAAAATTAGAACACATTGAAAAAGTATTAATagataatatttcatacaATGAACCACAATATTCcgacatatataataaatctaATTTAgatgcatattttaataaaaataataaggataatatttatacgaatataaaatattttgaaaactTATGTTTAAATTCTAAGATTGTTCCTAAAGATatcaaaaatgatataaaacaaaGACAAAGCcaatattcattatataatgcAAATCAAACTGTTGGAAAATTTAATgcgaaaaatgaaaaaaatagatctagtcaatatataaatgattcTACTGCATCTGATTCTTccgaacaaaataatataactcgtatacaaaaatataatgctttttttttaccttggttttataattattttaaaacttcATGGAAGTATATGCATCTATATAATAGTTTGTCTGTCTCCCCATTAGGTatcatatgcatatgcagTACCAAAGATAAcgatattattaatttatataaatctatgattaattataacattaaaaaaaataatgtatatattaattcaaATATTCCTAAATGCATAATATTACTACATGTGTCAAATAGTGACGATGATGAAATAGAAACAGAGgttcaaaaaatttttgtaaatattcaatcaaattttttaaactatAAATGTCAtctattaattataaaagctCGAAGATTTATAGATGCATGGGATAAGtactataataataaagaatcgcaaataaatttaaattatcataatcCCCCATCAAGCAATATAAACAACCCAAATGAAAAGCATAATGAACATAACTTAATCGAAaaccaaaatatatatcaatatgGACAAACAGTAGAAAGCGATGGGAAAGACAAACATTCTGATCATGCACAGTATGAAAATAGCAAACACCCAAATGAATTACAACCAGAACATTACATCAAACTTAATCATATTCAAACATTTTATGCAAACTATTTAGTTGCAAACCCTTTTAAAGAAATTaccaataataataataatatatccgTTTTTAAAGGTGTTAAAGATATAGAagattttcaaaaaaaaaaaaaagaattatcaactgatttaaataaaatttatgaatatataaattcagataatataatatatataagtaaaaataCACCTCTATATATtgacaatatatatttctgtTCATGTTTAAATCATATAGATATTATATcgttaaaaatgtttatacataattttgtaaaaacaAGAGTTCTTTCATATATCACTACAATcactaataatataaataaccTCATAttaagtaataaaaaaagtataaagagtcaattaaaatttatgtggaaaaaaacgaaatttaattttactaCATCTGATGCAGCTTTATATGTTGCTGAACAAACTAGCAATGCTATTATGACAGCAGCACAAAATGTGCTAGCTCCTAATTTAGATATGCATGAAGGAAAAACACATTTAAAAGGTTTACAAATAACTGATGGGAAAACTGCTAACCCTAATAATAGTCAAACAAATTATTCTACTTATGAAAATGAGTcagaaaattatgataagGATCCGAGTTCTAGTGTCGCTGGAaatgataattatgaaGGTGCATTagctaaaaataaagaagatggaaatctaaaaaatgtgtcaaaaatagaaaatgttGAAGAAAGTggaataaaaacatataataaagattcattagaaaatatgtataaaactTTAAgtgatatttattttattttagaaGAATATGAACTgtcttataatatattaaaaatatgtatcaGCGAATTTAAACATAGTAAAGAATATGCTTATTTAGCAAGCCTATATGAGTTATTTAGtttgtgtatttttaatatgaacaatgtaaataaaaaagatatattatattaccTAGATATGAGTTATCAaatgtattataaaatattttatctaaACAACATGTTTATATGTTCTATacttaattattatatgtccATAATTTGTGATATTAAAACAGATGAACCAGttaatatacttattaATGCAAATTTTGATTTCTCATGTGTTGACGACAAAATTAGCACacgaaataatataagcaAATTGGAAtttcaaattaataatattagatCAGCTTTATTACTAGAGCAGATTACATACAGTTATAAAAAACCGAAACCaacgaaaaataaaaatataattgataAAGCGAGAGAAACATCTATGCATTCCCAAATGAAAGAACCCACtgatttagaaaaaaaactaacTTATAATAATCAAGCAAGCTCACTAAATAGTGATAAGAATGGTCTTCAAGATAGTGCATCTGGAAATGACAGTTCAGTAATGTATAATACGAAGAATAGTTTGGAAAGCGGGGCACAAAATTGTCAAAACATGCATCGAGATAGTGTTTATGCACAAAATTGTCAAAGCATGCACCGAGATAGTGTTTATGCACAAAATTGTCAAAACATGCACCGAGGTAGTGTTTATGCACAAAATAGGGACCGTACTTCAAGtcttgaaaatataaaaaaaataaacctAATGAGCGAGatagaagaaaatgatcaaaaatataaatccaGAAAATACTTGTTCGATTTGACATTAGCTGGACatacatttaataaatgtggatttaaaaaattagctTTATTTTGCTATTCAaaatctttaaaaaaatatgaaaaaaaaaaaatgaaacatatatatgaacatTTACATTTTATGATGGCTAGACAAGCATTTAGCATAAATCTATATTATGAAGCATTAcaacattatatatgtattttaaaTTCTATATCTAAATACTATGAACAATCCTATATACTTAACAAgaatatagatatatattcaatttCAGTTGATAAAGAAATTAACTTTATAAGGGAATTTGcatatgtttataaaatatacatggATAAGGTATTGAATCTTTTTACGAAACCGAATGGAAAACAAATCAATTCATTTTCAGAAATCGATTCCATTTTCAACGACACCAATCATGAAAATGACAAAgattgtgaaaaaaaaaaacagatcGATGGACatgaaaatagtaataCAGCATACACAtttaataaacataatcctgatgatattataaaacctttgaatttaaaaattccaTTAATATGTCAACGAAATGATGAAAGTTTATTTGCAAATTCAATTTATGTTtctaaaacaaatatatataaattaaaaaataataatagcataaataatattaattattttgatatttttgaaaataatttatttaaaatcaaaaattataatacaaCTATACAAGATATGTATAGCATTATGACAAAAGATATAAACCATATTTCTAATGATCATATTAAttctttaaattatttatttattacttataaaaattttataaattcagTATATAACAACTCTATAGATTTAGAAAATACCGAAGTATGCACCATAGAGAGTGatcaaaatatacaaaacgACAACATCGATGCATCTGAGAAGGTAAATCAAAATGATATACATATTGACACACATAGCTGTACTAATAAAGgtgatgttttttttcaaaagtCAGTTAATATATCTCCGTTTTCTTGCATCGAAAATAAGAATCtgtttatttcatatataaacgAGTTAAGAGAAAAACTTAAAAACAGTATCGAATTTTCAAACAACGctcaaattaaaaatatatatcaaaccAATTTTTCTAAACAAGAACttcaaattaataataaatatattcaatatGCATCGAAAggtgattttatttttgtaactTTTACTTTGATCAATCCACTTCATACAAAAGTAGAATGTCAAGGCACACATctatgtgcatatttttataatcaaaaaataaatcaagatattattgttgaaaaaaaaatccttATCCTAGAACCAAAAGAATCTCGTACTTTCACTTTATATCTTCGTCCCCTCAGACATGgattactttttatttcag GAATTGTTTGGGATCTGTTTGGACTCGTAAAGACatatcaaaatttatacACGCATGGACTAAAGCAGTTAAACAAAAAGTTCGACAAAAtgcataaattaaaatatgatgaaatatttaatgttgatgatgatatacaaaaaaataaaattattaaaaagttatataaagaacataataaatatatatggtcGAATAATATAGGAATGCTTCAAAAAAgaagtttaaaaaaaacagataattatgaaatagATCAtagattattatattatatatatgataaaacatatttatttgattttatatttgaaaatatttattcaaaaaatcgaaaaaaacaaaataattatgaaatagATTTAATAGAATTATTAGAAGGAGAAGAGATGGAaatcaaatttaaaattgcCAATCATTCATCAATACCTTTGACATATCTGAATTTGTGTATAACACCTTGTAATTTGTTTACATGTTATAAGGTTgattataatgataatacaacatttgatattttaaaaaatacatcaAATTCGTTGCAAAAATGTGATTCTTATAAGGAAGAACAAAATAGTGATAACCCAATTTTTGTTGATAACGAATTATATTGTGAAGAGTTTGtggatataaataattgttCCGTGTTTAAACaaaagtttaaaaataaaaatatacaaaatataaaaataaagggaaatttaaaaaaacatgatacatttgttttatatcttAAGGTTGATTCAACATATAGCGGATTCCATAAATGTCTTATAACTATGTTATGTggaaatgatataaataattcttcTAATTCAAATAAGCAGACAAATAATACTTCTTTATCATACCCTGATATATtacttgaaaaaaaagaatctTCCTACTTATTTCTCAAAATGGTTAATGTTATGCCCATAATTAAACTTATCACATACCctttaaataaacataatagcgaacaaaattttatttatttcctttttcacaacttatgtaaaaatggaatttatttatataatttacatCTGGAACATAATTGCAATAACACAGATAAAGGAAAACACATATACACCAATTTTAcagaaaaaaaggaatcTAAAGAGGATGtgaatgaatatataaaactatttaatttttattcgtcaaatattttatttattaaaaaaaatcaaactCTTACATCGTTGTTCTATTCAGATAAAAGCATTATGCAAAACAACATGCTAGAACATCATTCCATGAACCATGTAGACAGTTTAATACCCTCCCTTCATACTtccttttttgtaaatataaattggATATCGAACCAATCTggtgttttaaaaaaaggatatataaaaaaaaagataaccTTTTCcaatgatatattaactTTTTCGGTCGACCCATTTgataaagatatatttataaataatcaaaatgacaaacttataaaaattggaattaacatacataataattcaaaCATCGACATTTTTGATTGTTATGTACATGCTAGAGAAATGGAAGCAATGCACTTTCTATCTACAGTCGAACAAATTGATGATAAAGCAAGTGATACTAGTTTTAGTGATGAAAATACAGAACCTATAGATggtaaatatatgcatgttgATTATGAAGGTCAAAATgtttatgaacaaaatagCGAACAAAGTTCTGACCATAATTCCGATTTTTCCgaaatatatgaacatataaccaaagaaattaaaaacatcGAAtctgaaaattttataaaaaatgatcatATCGAAAATCAAATGAAAGTAGATAAAAtcgaagaaaaaaataaaataatttctcACTACTCATATAAATCAATTTTAGctgatgaaataaatattcaaaaaaattctaTGAGTGCAAAAATGAATGTGTCAAAATATAATCCCATAACGGAAAGTTATTATAAAAGTGATGACCCCCATTTTGAAGTATCAGTTATGAATTATTCTTCATTAtctaatgataaaaataatgatcatattcaaaatatggAAGATAAATTAGGCTATAGTTTAGAGAAAAATAGTATTGCCGATTTTTCACTAGGTCCTAcccaaaaatataaattaattgataaaaaaaaaaaaagacttTACAATCTTTTTGCCCATAATACCTATATACACAATTACAACGATCCTAATGATTTTCTTCGATTAACatatgatgaaataaataaaaaagaaaataaaaatcctGAACAGTTTATTTCAATAAATGGTTTTACCTTTGTAggaataatacaaaaacatattaaaaaaatcaaaaaacacacacacaaaaaaatattttttaatatcctttttacaaaagaaggcatttataatataaataaatttcatGTTGTATTTAAGTTGAATGgcgaattttttatgtttaaacctttaaatgaattaattGTCCAAATtcacaaataa